Proteins encoded by one window of Cydia fagiglandana chromosome Z, ilCydFagi1.1, whole genome shotgun sequence:
- the LOC134678798 gene encoding acetylcholinesterase-like: MRVVLAALAALAARALGSPHEHRARHHAPDHPLHFPAPAPPQPYRGHGEAVRYNPELDTILPRIDEHETSSKRAKLEDAETSSKREEKYFSNHERGEEVFMADEPQMGPDDDDPLVVRTRKGRVRGITLTAATGKKVDAWFGIPYAQKPLGDLRFRHPRPVESWGEEILNATTLPHSCVQIVDTVFGDFPGAMMWNPNTDMQEDCLYINIVTPRPRPKNAAVMLWVFGGGFYSGTATLDVYDPKILVSEEKVVYVSMQYRVASLGFLFFDTADVPGNSGLFDQLMALQWVKDNIAYFGGNPHNVTLFGESAGAVSVSLHLLSPLSRNLFSQAIMQSGAATAPWAIISREESILRGIRLAEAVHCPHSRTDMGPMIECLRKKSADELVNNEWGTLGICEFPFVPIIDGSFLDEMPIRSLAHQNFKKTNLLLGSNTEEGYYFILYYLTELFPKEENVGITREQYLQAVRELNPYVTDVARQAIVFEYTDWLNPDDPIKNRNALDKMVGDYHFTCGVNELAHRYAETGNNVYTYYYKHRSKNNPWPSWTGVMHADEINYVFGEPLNPGKNYSPEEVEFSKRMMRYWANFAKTGNPSLSPNGEMTKVHWPVHTAFGREYLSLAVNSSAVGHGLRVKQCAFWQKYLPQLISATKKTEPPRNCTGSGSLLRPSLHTLGLAVAAAAAPFTHHLLLTHLVAMFVNID; the protein is encoded by the exons ATGCGCGTGGTGTTAGCAGCGCTAGCGGCGCTTGCGGCGCGAGCGCTGGGTAGCCCGCACGAACACCGCGCGCGGCATCATGCTCCAGACCACCCTCTACATTTTCCGGCGCCAGCTCCTCCACAACCATATAGAGGACATGGCGAGGCAGTGCGCTATAATCCTGAATTAGATACGATCTTACCCCGTATTGATGAACATGAAACCTCTTCGAAACGCGCCAAACTAGAAGATGCTGAAACCTCATCTAAAAgagaagaaaaatatttttccaaCCATGAACGAGGTGAAGAAGTTTTTATGGCAGATGAACCACAAATGGGACCTGATGACGACGATCCGTTAGTCGTTCGCACTCGTAAGGGCAGAGTTAGAGGTATAACTCTTACAGCTGCGACAGGAAAGAAAGTTGACGCTTGGTTTGGAATTCCTTACGCACAAAAACCTCTAGGTGACTTGCGATTTAGACACCCCAGACCTGTTGAAAGCTGGGGTGAAGAAATTTTAAATGCAACAACACTGCCACATTCATGCGTTCAAATAGTAGATACCGTGTTCGGGGATTTTCCAGGTGCTATGATGTGGAATCCTAACACAGACATGCAGGAGGACTGTCTATATATCAATATAGTCACACCTCGACCCAGACCAAAAAATGCAGCTGTTATGCTATGGGTATTTGGGGGAGGATTTTATTCTGGAACTGCCACTTTGGATGTGTATGATCCTAAAATCCTGGTGTCTGAAGAAAAGGTTGTCTACGTTTCAATGCAATATCGGGTTGCTTCGCTCGGTTTCCTGTTCTTTGACACAGCCGATGTTCCAGGAAACTCGGGACTATTTGATCAATTAATGGCTTTGCAATGGGTCAAAGACAATATAGCATATTTTGGTGGAAATCCTCACAATGTAACGTTATTCGGAGAGTCGGCCGGAGCAGTATCTGTCTCCCTTCATTTACTATCACCTCTTTCGAGAAACTTGTTTTCGCAGGCAATTATGCAATCGGGAGCTGCAACAGCACCATGGGCTATAATATCAAGAGAAGAAAGTATATTACGAGGCATACGGTTAGCAGAGGCTGTACACTGTCCTCATTCAAGAACAGACATGGGGCCCATGATTGAATGCTTGCGAAAAAAAAGTGCTGATGAATTAGTGAACAATGAATGGGGAACCTTAGGTATTTGTGAATTTCCTTTCGTTCCTATTATCGACGGTTCGTTTTTAGACGAAATGCCAATCCGTTCCTTAGCGCACCAAAACTTCAAAAAAACGAATCTTCTTTTAGGGTCAAATACCGAAGAAGGATATTATTTTATACTGTATTATTTGACCGAATTATTTCCCAAAGAAGAAAACGTGGGCATTACCAGAGAACAATATTTACAAGCCGTAAGGGAGTTAAATCCATATGTCACTGATGTGGCTCGTCAAGCAATAGTATTTGAGTACACTGATTGGTTAAACCCTGATGATCCCATCAAAAATCGTAACGCATTGGATAAAATGGTGGGCGACTACCATTTTACTTGCGGTGTAAATGAGTTAGCACATCGTTACGCGGAGACTGGCAATAAcgtgtatacatattattataaacacCGCAGTAAGAATAACCCATGGCCATCGTGGACGGGTGTCATGCATGCTGATGAAATCAATTATGTATTTGGCGAGCCTCTGAATCCTGGAAAAAATTATTCACCGGAAGAAGTAGAATTCAGCAAACGAATGATGAGATACTGGGCAAACTTTGCGAAAACTGG AAATCCATCCTTAAGCCCAAATGGAGAAATGACTAAAGTGCACTGGCCGGTACATACCGCGTTCGGCAGGGAATATCTGTCTCTGGCAGTCAACTCCAGCGCTGTGGGCCACGGACTACGAGTTAAACAATGTGCTTTTTGGCAAAAATATCTCCCCCAATTAATATCAGCGACAA AAAAAACGGAACCACCCCGGAATTGCACTGGCAGTGGTTCCTTATTACGTCCGTCGCTGCACACGCTGGGCCTGGCcgtcgcggcggcggcggcgcccttCACACACCACTTGTTGTTGACAC
- the LOC134678091 gene encoding uncharacterized protein LOC134678091, producing MAKTRNNHSKEDEESSEKSPGSGETGTTSGTGATGTTSGTGATDTTSGTGTTSGTGTTSGTGTTSGTGTTSGTGTTSGTGTTSGTGTTSGTGATLGSAETLDTVASSGTGAIKKTRPRPENQPGPSNAVHPADTSGIKATPAASLANTIVERNPTQLMPPPRQPAKPARSHRSKASSKRLLAELEAKERLAELEVKRVQAEAKLARIRQERIELVSSREESEEEEEDLAPQRIADWFNRRPQQATEIEEAVHIEETQEPAARTTRRRARPDTYEDTRAMDVSSLTAALTEAIQASKSYKKYIPDLPTFSGLCTEWLQFKAAYNESAPSFSASENVARIRRSLKGVAAEAVSALLISQPHPEDVIRALERRYGRPDALLINELEKIKGLPRLTDNPRDLCIFASRIANTVTTIEILKKPQYLYNPELLRSIVDKLSPIIRNKWYDYAATREETPELKKVADFLNNEADKCTPYAPPENTTENKEVRSARKKPERTYAAAVETNKKPKEEKPACPLCEHATHQLPSCPQFMKIDTNERWEVAKKNNICYRCLVSKHRRFACRAKPCGQQGCPMRHHRLLHHEKSSPAAAAAAAAEPPPPHKPEEVVASAVNQIACATARTRRAYLKIVPVTLRGPRAEADTFALLDEGSTVTIIDSALADTLGLDGPTEPMWVQGVGGKEMEHNQSRRVEVYIRNKYGGQEQRISNAHTVGSLGFTTQSIGVSEIEGCTHLRGLKHKLTYRGATPQILIGQDNWELIVSREIRRGRRDQLVASRTLLGWVLHGCRTTRAEPIAYCCAHLTRAKSTEDIEETMKKYFALESLAIEPRRPSSDPEQQALRILEEKSRRLPDGRFETGLLWRNQEETIPNNRNDALKRLHTLERKLDRDANLKQQYNERVNNLLTSSYAERATTPPSGRTWYLPHFAVCNPEKPKIRLVHDAAATSHGRSLNDMLHTGPDFLQSLPGVIMKFRQHGIAVSADLKEMFMQIKIREEDRDALRFLWRGDRREGEPEEYRMTSVIFGASSSPCTALYIKNRNAREHATQYPEAARAIERNHYMDDYLQSFNTIEEARQVARDVDHVHKQAKFQLRGWATNEYEAIKDVVGSEEREGNTVPIGGSEIEKTLGLLWDTNEDSIRFRLNTRRAQPEVINDLRPPTKREALSIIMSIFDPLGLISPITTPAKRIMQDTWQHNTGWDEAIPEELRERWSEWLQQLRDLGTLKIPRCYDATPATVRDLHTFVDASEEAYAAAVYWRMTRADGSVKIALAAAKSRVTPRKPISIPRLELQAAVLGVRLARTVIEEHDFEIASKTYWSDSRTALAWIRAEPRTFKTFVAHRLAEIEDHTKKNEWRWVPTAHNVADDATRATPADFDTSHRWFVGPSFLYNEESTWPRENKVEVPVTGEEKETCAATAAVPLDKHAAIPKFERFSKWTRLLRATARVLQFIDLVRPRPREPARPATQLVAAARRKRTRANESQDGAWNKRATHTRVPAKIAATPPPEEKKYLVLEAKYLSAAEKLLIRASQEDSYEKERGRIASGRAPDKDDRLAKLSVYMDEDNIIRLRGRIAAGDLQEETVRPIVLHGKHHYTKLYVSHVHEQLHHGGTEIVVNDLRQRVHIVKIRPTVKQVIAQCPRCRLRRAKPAAPSTGDLPAARLAHHVRPFTYTGLDYYGPQEVTVGRHREKRYVALFTCMTSRAVHLEMVVSLSTDSAINALRRFIARRGCPTELWSDNGTAFRGAHRELAEAMRDAAHARRINWRFLPPAAPFMAGVWERMVRTVKEAMKATLHEKYPSDETLQTLLAEAEATVNSRPLTYVAVNPEDPPALTPNMILLGPDCYSPAPGTFEESDTNARQHWKRAQQLADTFWQRWVREYAPLLQHRREPYDEGVAPAVGDVVIICDSNLPRNTWPRGIVTQTYPGKDGVVRVVDVSTSKGHVLRRPTKKIVVLPVGSRSDGGRNVHDARPSHQM from the coding sequence ATGGCGAAAACAAGAAACAACCACAGCAAAGAAGATGAAGAATCGTCAGAAAAATCTCCGGGCTCCGGGGAAACAGGCACGACATCGGGCACCGGCGCTACAGGCACGACATCGGGCACCGGCGCCACCGACACTACGTCAGGCACCGGCACCACGTCAGGCACCGGCACTACGTCGGGCACCGGCACTACGTCGGGCACCGGCACTACGTCGGGCACCGGCACTACGTCGGGCACCGGCACTACGTCGGGCACCGGCACTACGTCGGGCACCGGCGCTACGTTGGGTTCAGCGGAGACGCTGGACACAGTTGCATCGTCGGGTACGGGCGCCATCAAGAAGACGCGTCCCAGACCAGAAAATCAACCCGGGCCGAGCAACGCCGTCCACCCCGCCGACACGTCGGGCATCAAAGCAACGCCTGCGGCCAGCCTAGCCAACACGATCGTCGAACGCAACCCCACCCAATTGATGCCACCACCGAGACAACCAGCGAAACCCGCTCGGTCACACCGATCTAAGGCCTCCAGCAAGAGACTCCTCGCGGAGTTGGAGGCCAAGGAGAGGTTGGCCGAGCTAGAGGTGAAGCGTGTACAAGCAGAAGCCAAACTAGCAAGAATACGTCAAGAAAGAATAGAACTGGTGTCATCAAGagaggagtctgaagaagaggAAGAGGACCTCGCGCCGCAGCGCATCGCCGACTGGTTCAATCGCCGACCACAACAAGCGACAGAGATAGAAGAGGCCGTCCATATAGAAGAAACGCAAGAGCCCGCCGCGCGCACTACTAGACGACGCGCGCGGCCGGATACATACGAAGACACTCGTGCGATGGACGTGTCGTCGCTAACCGCCGCCCTCACAGAAGCCATTCAAGCCAGCAAGTCCTACAAGAAGTACATACCCGACTTGCCGACCTTTAGTGGCCTGTGCACCGAGTGGCTACAATTTAAGGCCGCGTACAACGAGTCCGCGCCCAGTTTCTCTGCAAGTGAAAACGTCGCCCGTATAAGAAGAAGTCTGAAAGGTGTCGCCGCGGAGGCCGTCAGCGCCCTCCTAATCAGCCAGCCACATCCCGAGGACGTCATCCGAGCACTAGAAAGAAGATACGGAAGACCAGACGCTCTACTCATCAACGAACTGGAGAAGATTAAGGGACTGCCGCGCCTCACCGACAACCCGCGCGATCTGTGCATATTCGCCAGCCGGATCGCGAACACTGTGACGACTATCGAAATATTGAAGAAACCGCAGTACCTCTACAACCCGGAGCTACTGCGGTCGATAGTCGACAAATTATCGCCGATAATTCGCAACAAATGGTACGACTACGCAGCTACGAGAGAAGAGACGCCCGAGCTCAAGAAAGTTGCCGACTTTTTGAACAATGAAGCCGACAAGTGCACACCTTACGCTCCGCCTGAGAATACGACGGAAAATAAAGAAGTAAGAAGCGCAAGAAAGAAGCCCGAGCGAACGTACGCCGCCGCGGTCGAGACGAATAAGAAGCCAAAAGAAGAGAAGCCAGCGTGCCCGCTATGTGAACACGCTACGCATCAACTGCCGTCGTGCCCGCAATTTATGAAGATCGACACGAACGAGCGCTGGGAGGTGGCCAAGAAAAACAATATCTGCTACCGGTGCCTCGTCAGCAAACATCGACGCTTCGCCTGCCGAGCGAAGCCTTGCGGCCAGCAAGGCTGCCCCATGAGACATCATCGCCTACTACACCACGAGAAGTCGTCACCCGCGGCCGCCGCTGCAGCCGCTGCCGAGCCACCCCCACCACACAAACCTGAAGAAGTCGTGGCCTCGGCAGTGAACCAGATCGCCTGCGCGACAGCACGTACAAGACGCGCCTACCTGAAGATAGTACCAGTCACACTACGCGGCCCGCGGGCGGAAGCAGACACATTCGCTCTACTCGACGAAGGCAGCACCGTGACAATTATCGACTCAGCGCTGGCGGACACACTCGGGCTCGACGGCCCCACCGAACCAATGTGGGTGCAGGGAGTAGGAGGAAAAGAGATGGAACACAATCAGAGCAGGAGGGTCGAGGTTTACATACGCAACAAGTACGGCGGGCAGGAGCAGCGCATATCAAACGCGCATACCGTCGGCAGTCTGGGCTTCACCACACAATCCATAGGTGTGAGCGAGATAGAAGGCTGCACACATCTCAGAGGACTCAAGCACAAGTTAACTTACCGCGGCGCAACCCCACAAATACTCATCGGTCAAGACAACTGGGAGCTAATCGTGTCGCGAGAAATAAGAAGAGGACGGCGCGATCAACTCGTCGCTTCAAGAACCCTACTAGGATGGGTACTCCACGGCTGTCGCACCACTAGAGCGGAGCCGATCGCGTACTGCTGTGCGCACCTCACGCGGGCCAAGTCAACTGAAGACATAGAAGAAACAATGAAGAAATATTTCGCTCTCGAGTCCCTAGCGATCGAGCCGAGGCGACCGAGCAGCGATCCCGAGCAACAAGCGCTTCGCATACTAGAGGAGAAGAGCCGCCGCTTACCCGACGGCAGGTTCGAAACGGGGCTACTGTGGCGCAATCAAGAAGAAACAATACCTAACAATCGCAACGACGCACTGAAGCGGCTACACACGCTCGAGAGGAAGCTGGATCGAGACGCCAACCTGAAACAACAATACAACGAACGCGTCAACAACCTACTTACCTCAAGTTACGCCGAGCGCGCGACCACGCCACCTAGCGGAAGGACGTGGTACCTACCTCACTTCGCCGTCTGCAACCCAGAGAAGCCGAAGATAAGACTGGTCCATGATGCTGCGGCCACCTCACACGGCCGCAGCCTCAACGACATGCTACATACGGGCCCAGACTTTCTGCAATCGCTGCCCGGCGTCATCATGAAGTTTCGTCAACACGGCATCGCAGTCTCAGCTGATCTGAAAGAGATGTTTATGCAGATCAAGATACGCGAAGAGGACCGGGACGCGCTCCGCTTCCTGTGGAGGGGCGACCGCCGCGAGGGGGAACCAGAAGAATACCGCATGACTTCAGTTATATTCGGCGCGTCGTCATCGCCGTGCACCGCTCTATACATCAAAAATAGAAACGCACGAGAACACGCGACACAGTATCCGGAGGCTGCGCGAGCGATAGAGCGCAACCACTACATGGACGACTATCTCCAGAGCTTCAACACAATAGAAGAGGCGAGACAAGTAGCAAGAGACGTCGATCATGTGCACAAACAAGCCAAGTTTCAACTGCGTGGGTGGGCTACAAACGAATATGAAGCAATAAAAGACGTCGTCGGCAGCGAAGAGCGAGAGGGAAACACAGTCCCTATCGGCGGGAGCGAGATAGAAAAAACACTCGGCCTGCTGTGGGACACGAACGAAGATAGCATCCGGTTTCGCCTCAACACAAGAAGAGCTCAGCCCGAAGTGATCAATGATCTCCGGCCACCGACGAAGAGAGAGGCCCTAAGCATCATCATGTCAATATTCGACCCGCTCGGCCTAATTTCACCTATCACGACGCCGGCCAAACGAATAATGCAAGACACGTGGCAACACAACACAGGCTGGGACGAAGCTATACCAGAAGAGCTGCGCGAGCGCTGGAGCGAGTGGCTACAACAACTGCGAGATCTAGGTACCCTAAAAATACCTAGATGCTACGACGCGACGCCTGCCACCGTACGCGACCTGCACACCTTCGTCGACGCTAGTGAAGAAGCATATGCGGCCGCCGTATACTGGAGGATGACGAGGGCCGACGGGTCAGTGAAAATAGCCCTAGCCGCCGCCAAGAGCCGCGTCACACCGAGGAAGCCTATCTCCATACCTAGACTGGAGCTACAAGCGGCCGTCCTAGGCGTACGGCTAGCAAGAACAGTGATAGAAGAGCACGACTTCGAGATCGCTTCAAAAACATACTGGAGCGACTCTCGCACGGCGCTAGCATGGATACGCGCCGAGCCTCGCACATTCAAGACGTTCGTGGCCCACAGACTCGCCGAGATAGAAGATCACACTAAGAAAAACGAGTGGAGATGGGTACCGACAGCACACAACGTAGCCGACGACGCGACCCGCGCCACCCCAGCTGACTTCGATACGAGCCACAGATGGTTCGTAGGCCCGTCGTTCCTGTACAATGAAGAATCGACTTGGCCCCGTGAGAATAAAGTCGAAGTTCCTGTGACCGGTGAAGAAAAGGAGACGTGCGCCGCGACAGCTGCCGTGCCCCTAGATAAGCACGCAGCTATACCTAAGTTCGAGCGCTTCTCCAAGTGGACGCGACTACTACGAGCGACCGCGCGCGTGCTACAGTTCATCGACCTCGTGCGCCCTCGACCCCGTGAACCCGCCCGGCCCGCGACACAACTTGTCGCGGCGGCCAGGCGCAAACGAACGCGCGCAAACGAGTCACAAGACGGAGCCTGGAATAAGCGCGCCACTCACACACGCGTGCCAGCCAAGATCGCCGCCACACCGCCGCCAGAGGAGAAGAAGTACTTAGTGTTAGAAGCCAAATACCTAAGTGCCGCCGAGAAGCTGTTAATACGCGCCTCACAAGAAGATAGCTACGAGAAAGAGAGAGGGCGCATAGCGAGCGGCCGCGCGCCAGACAAGGACGACCGACTAGCCAAGCTGAGCGTATATATGGACGAAGACAACATTATACGTCTACGGGGCAGAATAGCGGCCGGCGACTTACAAGAAGAGACAGTGCGACCTATAGTGCTACACGGGAAACACCACTATACAAAGTTATATGTTTCACACGTCCACGAACAGTTACATCACGGCGGCACCGAAATAGTGGTCAACGATCTACGACAGCGCGTGCACATAGTGAAGATAAGGCCGACAGTGAAACAAGTGATCGCCCAGTGTCCACGGTGTCGACTGCGTCGTGCGAAGCCCGCGGCGCCATCTACGGGTGACCTGCCAGCGGCGCGCCTAGCACACCACGTTAGGCCCTTCACCTACACAGGCCTAGACTACTACGGGCCGCAAGAAGTCACAGTGGGCCGCCATAGAGAGAAGAGGTACGTCGCGCTGTTCACCTGTATGACGTCGAGGGCCGTACACCTGGAGATGGTCGTCTCGCTTAGCACCGACTCCGCCATCAACGCACTGCGCCGCTTTATTGCTCGGCGCGGGTGCCCTACAGAGCTGTGGAGCGACAACGGCACCGCCTTCAGAGGTGCCCACCGAGAGCTGGCGGAAGCGATGAGAGACGCCGCCCACGCACGCCGCATCAACTGGCGCTTTCTCCCCCCCGCCGCCCCATTCATGGCGGGCGTGTGGGAACGTATGGTGCGCACCGTGAAGGAAGCGATGAAGGCTACGCTGCACGAGAAGTACCCGAGCGACGAGACCCTACAGACCCTACTGGCGGAGGCGGAAGCGACCGTCAACTCAAGACCGCTGACCTACGTGGCCGTGAACCCAGAGGACCCGCCGGCCCTGACCCCGAACATGATCCTGTTAGGGCCGGACTGCTACTCACCTGCACCCGGCACCTTCGAGGAGAGCGACACCAACGCGCGACAACACTGGAAGCGCGCCCAGCAGCTCGCCGACACCTTCTGGCAGCGCTGGGTCCGCGAGTACGCGCCGCTACTCCAACACCGGCGGGAGCCCTACGACGAAGGAGTCGCCCCGGCCGTCGGAGACGTCGTGATCATCTGCGACTCCAACCTCCCCCGCAACACATGGCCGCGTGGGATAGTGACGCAGACGTACCCAGGCAAGGATGGCGTAGTTCGAGTCGTGGACGTCTCTACGAGCAAGGGACACGTGCTGAGGAGGCCGACCAAGAAGATCGTTGTGCTACCAGTAGGTTCGCGAAGCGACGGCGGGAGAAATGTACACGACGCGCGTCCCAGTCATCAAATGTAA